A section of the Mesobacillus jeotgali genome encodes:
- the asnB gene encoding asparagine synthase (glutamine-hydrolyzing), giving the protein MCGFIGCVHEKAQEFSSDEKQLFKNMNDIITHRGPDDDGYFYDEHIQFGFRRLSIIDLEAGHQPLTYENERYWIIFNGEIYNYLELREELIEEGLTFETHSDTEVIIALYSHLKEQAVDKLRGMFAFVIWDKQEQVLYGARDHFGIKPFFYFEDENRTFFGSEKKSILLALENDVIDYKSLQHYLTYQFVPEPNTMSEGIYKLEPGHYFTKKIGSPMEIKRYWKASFSPIHKSEDEFTKEIRDVLFDSVKIHMRSDVPVGSFLSGGIDSSIIASIAKQYHPGIKTFSVGFEQNGFSEIDVAKETADRLGVENISYVISPQEYMDELPKIMWHMDDPLADPAAIPLYFVAREARKHVTVVLSGEGADELFGGYNIYREPQDLEMFNKIPQAGKAMLKGISKIMPDGMKGKSFIERGVTPMEERYIGNAKMFSEKEKSELLHVYNGQYDYRDITKPLYRESRGYDPVDTMQYIDIHTWMRGDILLKADKMTMAHSLELRVPFLDKIVFETASKIPTSLKTANNTTKYILRKAAEGVVPEHVLTRKKLGFPVPIRHWLKDEMNEWAKNLIKESNTEHLINKSYLLKLLDEHCQNKADNSRKIWTVLMFMMWHDVYVEKKYSFQKEYEAQKVFQS; this is encoded by the coding sequence ATGTGTGGCTTTATCGGTTGTGTACATGAAAAAGCACAAGAATTCAGCAGCGATGAAAAGCAGCTGTTCAAAAATATGAATGATATCATTACCCACCGCGGTCCAGATGATGATGGGTATTTTTATGATGAGCATATCCAATTCGGCTTCCGACGCCTGAGCATCATCGACCTGGAGGCTGGACATCAGCCTTTGACCTATGAAAACGAACGTTACTGGATCATTTTTAACGGAGAAATCTACAACTATCTTGAGCTTCGTGAAGAGTTGATCGAAGAAGGCCTTACATTCGAAACTCATTCAGATACTGAAGTTATCATTGCCCTTTACAGCCATCTTAAAGAGCAGGCTGTCGACAAGCTTCGCGGAATGTTCGCATTTGTTATCTGGGATAAGCAGGAACAGGTTCTTTATGGCGCTCGTGACCATTTTGGCATTAAGCCTTTCTTCTACTTTGAAGATGAGAATCGTACTTTCTTCGGATCTGAAAAGAAGAGTATTTTGCTTGCACTTGAGAATGATGTGATTGATTATAAGTCTCTTCAACATTATTTGACTTATCAGTTCGTTCCAGAACCTAATACAATGTCCGAAGGCATCTACAAGCTTGAACCAGGGCATTATTTTACAAAGAAAATCGGTTCACCGATGGAAATCAAACGTTATTGGAAAGCTAGTTTCTCGCCAATCCACAAATCTGAGGATGAATTCACGAAGGAGATCAGGGATGTTCTGTTCGATTCGGTGAAAATCCACATGCGCAGTGATGTGCCAGTTGGTTCATTCCTTTCCGGTGGAATCGATTCTTCCATCATTGCATCGATTGCGAAGCAATATCATCCTGGAATCAAGACATTCTCTGTTGGTTTTGAACAGAATGGCTTCAGTGAGATTGACGTAGCGAAGGAAACGGCGGATCGACTTGGTGTTGAAAACATCAGTTATGTAATCAGCCCTCAGGAATACATGGATGAACTTCCTAAAATCATGTGGCATATGGATGATCCGCTTGCGGACCCGGCAGCTATACCTTTGTATTTCGTTGCGCGTGAAGCCAGGAAACATGTAACGGTTGTTCTGTCTGGTGAAGGTGCGGATGAATTGTTCGGCGGATACAATATTTATCGTGAACCGCAGGATTTGGAGATGTTCAACAAGATTCCTCAGGCAGGGAAAGCTATGCTTAAAGGCATTTCGAAAATAATGCCGGATGGAATGAAGGGGAAAAGCTTCATTGAGCGCGGTGTGACGCCAATGGAAGAGCGTTATATCGGGAATGCGAAGATGTTCTCTGAAAAAGAGAAAAGCGAGCTGCTGCACGTATATAACGGCCAGTACGATTATAGGGATATCACAAAGCCTCTATACAGAGAGAGCAGAGGGTATGACCCGGTTGATACAATGCAGTATATTGATATCCATACGTGGATGCGCGGCGATATTCTATTGAAGGCTGATAAAATGACAATGGCTCACTCACTTGAGCTTCGCGTACCATTCCTTGATAAAATTGTTTTTGAAACAGCATCAAAGATTCCTACAAGCCTTAAGACTGCCAATAATACGACTAAGTATATTTTGCGTAAAGCGGCAGAGGGTGTGGTTCCTGAGCACGTATTGACCCGGAAGAAGCTTGGCTTCCCAGTGCCGATCCGCCACTGGCTGAAGGATGAAATGAATGAATGGGCCAAGAACCTGATAAAAGAAAGCAACACAGAACATCTGATCAATAAATCGTATCTTTTAAAATTATTGGATGAGCACTGCCAGAACAAGGCAGACA